One region of Culex pipiens pallens isolate TS chromosome 2, TS_CPP_V2, whole genome shotgun sequence genomic DNA includes:
- the LOC120419552 gene encoding armadillo repeat-containing protein 2 has translation MQNSKLNSDSSLAFLNASVNASGDGKRKLVRKTSAEIVSEAKSMLAAGGTRLVSARRPITPREPKRQLYGRVAPPGRPPSAFSLKYLQFESRALPSLEPIRDPIERGSVGFTRSESADSISLGDSNDATNNNNNGTTKSKLPALLKVPSKQSGSLDNLSECMPPRKDFKSPTTPLTPQFSLNAEPKPLNEKRTAKDGGAAVGEGGATLPPNSIVKNHPLKRRQFQSLDEQQRPMLETGTPEKSTQSVAARSGSGKMDHLKQKQKLSKSNEILAQSTTEALLEMLKGHAGIKDCTDETVSHINGILSELYSRVKGAKGSWRGAVLGALYGLVEANSAKILLSVARVVLALNVTGSNLTGACKLVFKIARNENNDALFADSDVPELLVDGLGRASPADEPEACIYGYGAIRFLAGSGSSVSSQKVKPEAVSRENSSRQKSLACRLARHGLVQLMVLHLKMLNELGSTKKLSGPPLHALFQLSGALRTIAEIPSISSCLAGTRSLLNGTSPQIRETQDSEMIQLELAGPLLVRAAEMCIEEPEVQANVIRTLSVLSERPECCEQLADGAARLGILLGSISETSATVEKGLAATNRLGYILGNIMTRWDSARLHFYSNDVSMEAILNALEFYANKRFTIKNQMGDSVVDVLTKLVRVVANICVNGDVGFGLSNKPPLGEILLNILLKVKGNKEPEMEELMFATLGALHNLSYYYEPSDNPLQYNHPGSMAERLKDICGVLCSILNTDGSPARSEVARVLGNMTRNGITRQTFCSESGLKILIRCLESDDVELMVTSCGVLVNILGDWERRAPFRELQGPIVLRKLLQRGASGQDWILAGIACQALWNYLIDSGNVMNALGESEVDYICGDLAECLDEEKLFNGQEPDMLWEEFAPVATDLLERLQSSMSLGNSPCASSDEEPDDMIIGQAGDTWGEHYKQWLKQ, from the exons GAGGAACGCGGCTGGTGTCGGCCCGTCGGCCAATCACCCCCAGGGAACCAAAACGGCAACTGTATGGCCGGGTGGCACCTCCGGGGCGACCTCCCAGCGCCTTTAGCCTCAAATATCTGCAGTTTGAATCGCGTGCCTTGCCTTCGTTGGAGCCCATCCGAGATCCGATCGAACGGGGTTCTGTTGGCTTCACGCGCTCGGAATCAGCCGATTCTATTTCCCTGGGGGACAGCAACGAtgccaccaacaacaacaataacggAACAACGAAAAGTAAGCTGCCCGCCTTGCTCAAAGTACCCAGCAAGCAGTCAGGATCGCTGGATAATC TTTCAGAGTGTATGCCACCGCGGAAGGACTTTAAGTCACCGACCACGCCGCTGACGCCGCAATTTTCACTAAATGCAGAACCAAAACCTCTGAACGAAAAGCGAACGGCCAAGGATGGCGGAGCTGCTGTAGGAGAAGGTGGTGCGACGCTGCCCCCGAACAGTATCGTCAAGAACCATCCGTTGAAGCGGCGCCAGTTTCAGTCACTTGATGAACAGCAACGACCCATGCTCGAAACCGGAACGCCGGAAAAGTCAACCCAGTCTGTTGCTGCTCGTTCCGGAAGTGGAAAAATG GACCACCTGAAGCAAAAGCAGAAACTGAGCAAAAGTAACGAAATTTTAGCCCAATCTACGACCGAAGCCCTGCTGGAGATGCTCAAGGGTCACGCCGGCATCAAGGATTGCACGGACGAAACCGTTAGTCACATTAATGGG ATTTTAAGCGAACTTTACTCTCGCGTAAAGGGAGCCAAAGGAAGCTGGCGTGGTGCAGTTCTGGGGGCATTGTACGGCTTGGTGGAGGCAAACTCGGCGAAAATTCTGCTGTCGGTGGCGCGAGTTGTGTTGGCG CTCAATGTGACTGGCAGCAATTTGACGGGCGCATGCAAGCTGGTTTTTAAAATCGCTCGCAATGAAAACAACGATGCCCTCTTCGCCGACAGCGATGTGCCAG AACTGCTAGTAGACGGTTTGGGCCGAGCATCGCCAGCTGACGAGCCGGAGGCATGTATCTACGGGTACGGAGCTATCCGTTTTCTAGCAGGTTCGGGCAGTTCAGTCTCGAGCCAGAAGGTCAAGCCCGAGGCCGTTTCGCGGGAAAATTCGTCCCGCCAAAAATCGCTGGCGTGTCGTTTGGCCAGACACGGGCTGGTGCAGCTAATGGTGCTTCATCTGAAGATGCTGAACGAGTTGGGATCGACGAAGAAGCTTTCGGGACCACCACTGCACGCGCTGTTTCAACTTTCCGGAGCATTACGAACCATTGCGGAGATTCCTTCGATTAGCAGTTGCCTAGCCGGCACGCGATCTTTACTCAACGGAACGAGTCCTCAAATCAGGGAAACTCAAGACAGTGAAATGATTCAACTGGAGTTGGCTGGTCCACTGTTGGTGCGAGCCGCCGAGATGTGCATCGAAGAACCGGAAGTGCAAGCTAACGTAATCCGAACGCTGAGTGTCCTCTCGGAACGGCCCGAGTGCTGTGAACAGCTTGCTGACGGAGCAGCTCGACTTGGAATACTGCTGGGATCGATCAGTGAAACGAGTGCTACAGTTGAGAAAGGATTGGCCGCTACAAATCGGCTTGGTTATATTCTCGGCAACATTATGACAAGATGGGACTCGGCTCGTTTGCATTTCTATTCTAACGACGTGTCTATGGAGGCCATTTTAAACGCTCTCGAGTTCTATGCAAACAAGAGGTTCACAATCAAGAATCAAATGGGAGACTCGGTGGTTGATGTCCTTACAAAGCTGGTTCGTGTAGTGGCAAACATCTGCGTGAATGGTGATGTCGGATTTGGGTTGAGCAATAAGCCACCCCTGGGAGAAATCCTGctcaacattttattgaaaGTGAAAGGCAATAAG GAACCCGAAATGGAAGAGCTAATGTTCGCCACGCTGGGCGCCCTCCACAATTTGTCCTACTACTACGAACCGTCGGACAACCCGCTGCAGTACAACCACCCGGGCAGCATGGCCGAACGGTTGAAGGACATATGCGGGGTTCTGTGCAGCATTCTGAACACCGACGGAAGTCCGGCGCGGTCCGAAGTGGCACGCGTCCTCGGTAACATGACCCGCAACGGGATAACCCGACAAACGTTCTGTTCCGAGAGCGGGTTGAAGATACTGATCCGATGCCTCGAGTCGGACGACGTGGAGCTGATGGTGACCTCGTGTGGAGTGTTGGTTAACATTCTCGGTGACTGGGAGCGACGGGCGCCGTTTCGAGAGCTGCAGGGACCGATTGTGCTGCGCAAGCTACTGCAACGGGGTGCGTCCGGCCAGGATTGGATACTTGCTGGGATTGCCTGCCAGGCGCTGTGGAACTACCTGATCGACAGTGGCAATGTCATGAACGCGTTGGGTGAATCCGAGGTGGACTATATATGTGGCGATCTGGCGGAATGCTTAG ACGAAGAAAAGTTGTTCAACGGACAAGAACCGGATATGCTGTGGGAGGAGTTCGCCCCGGTAGCGACCGATCTGCTGGAGAGGCTGCAGTCCAGCATGTCGCTAGGAAATTCACCATGTGCGTCTTCGGACGAGGAACCCGATGATATGATAATTGGGCAGGCTGGAGACACCTGGGGAGAACATTATAAACAATGGTTAAAACAATAA